From the Salarias fasciatus chromosome 5, fSalaFa1.1, whole genome shotgun sequence genome, the window cctgtcctgtcctgtcctgtcctgtcctgccctgtcctgtcctgtcctgtcctgggGTTGTTGCTGCAAACAGTCCCACAAATAAACAGCCTGTGTTAAAATGTCATGCAAGGCTTTATTTGCAGGCTGTTCCCAAGGAGCCAAAATAAATCCACCCTGCACCAGCATGACCCCTATCCAAACTGTGTTGTCTTTATGCAAATATTATTGGTGCCTTGTTTCTCATATATCAGTTTACAAGCagtatttgatgtttttgctttgtgtttgtttgagtcTAATGCTTTGtcgttgcaaaaaaaaaaaaagaatcttaaaTGCAAACATGACATGATTTAGGTATTGCAGCATTTTACTGCAGAGCTGAGAGTGTTTTTATACCTACTTTTATGCATCTTGCTTAAAACCATATTTAAATTCTAAAGTACTTTTTCATATTGTCTTTCtactagtgctgtcaatttaatcgtgattaatccattgaggtctgccaattgggtcaaagaaaagaactagaggataatagtgtttttttcctgacattgggactgatttatgaggattagattcttcattgcaattaatctcaactttaaaaaagttaattgttgacagtcctccatgaattaatcacgattaattgcgatcaatgcgattaaattgcgatcaatgcgattaaaactgacagcactacttTCTACACAactatattttcatattttgttttcacacaacTACCTCATCaacaaattacttttttaaatgaaaagcaataatttcattcagaaaaatgGCACGATCTCTATAATATAAAAGCATTCATGGGTTCTGTAGAATTTATGTCACACATCTGTAGGTTAGTATGCCAATATCCTAATGCTATTACTCTCCTCCAGTTCAGGAATCTGGACGTCCCGACAGGTGTCCGTCTGGGTGAGCTCCTGACACACCTGCAGCGAAAAGGCGATGAAGCATGCAAGGAATTTTACAGAGCTCTTCACTTGCATGTAGAGGAGGTTTACTTCAGCCTGCCCACACGCCTTCGCCTCAGAGGTTAGGACCTAAAGCTATTTCCATGTGTCTTCCTACCTTCATAATTTTTAAATCGTTTGACACAGTGTACTTGGTTACAAATAttccaaaatgtttttatgtatGCTGATATATTTTACAGTTGTTTTTATACTACTCTGCCTTCAGATAATAACTTCGATCCACTTGCATTTCCGCAAAGCTGCCAGCAGAGATACGTTCTGAACGACAGGGGTGAGACATGAAGCTTAAATGACCTatatcagtgtgtgtttagTACATGTAGTCGCTCTTATTATGCAGTGTATAAAGGGTGTTGCTTTGAATGATGGACAGTAAGCATTTTGGTCTAAATAGCAGCATACATGATTCTCTTTTATAggtattattagctttaatttcAAGCATAACACAATATTCGCACTAATTATGTTTATTCACATCTTTATTTTACAACAAATAATTTCTTTATTGTCTATTCgttgtgtagtgtgtgtgtgtgtgtgtgtgtggtgtgtaagAATAATTTTCACTCTTGCATTTCACTCATGCACTTCAAAATTCATGCCAGAGTGAATATTCCTTTTTTGTGTCATTATTTGTCACAGTCGCTGTAtgattttaaacaggaaaataaTTACACTggttagttttgttttgtttttttaattatgcaaACTCTTTTCTAGGTCCCGTCTTCTTTCTGGGCTGTTTCAGCATTGCAGTTGGGCTGGCTTTACTCTATTACTATAGTGGTAAatcatttcttatttattttttaataattttgcaTTGCAGTTTTGACACTAGGCCACTGCCAGCATTATAGCTGGTGTGTATGATTGAAAACTCATTTCCACTCAGACAGTGTGTTTGTTCCTGCAGAAGCCAAAGTGTCAGGAGGCAGCCACGGTCTGGGGATGGCTGCTCtgggcctgaaaaaaaaagctcaggaAGTCCTGATATGGTACAGCGCCGAAGGCCTCGGGAAGTAACGGGTAACTTCTCCACAGCAGGTGCTTCAGCAGCGCTGCTTTAACGGATTGATGCCTGCACTAAAGCGCCGCACACGGCTCTCGGATTGTTCTTGACAGTCTGACACGATCCAACAACTCTCTTCCAAATTTCACCATCACAAAACGTTCTGTTATGCACTTTTTTTAGTTACATTTAAAGAGGTGATCATTTGAGGTTATGTTTCATATTGCGGTTGCGTCTTATACAATGCACCATGTTTTAAAATGCATGTGTATGTCAGTGGGGTGACATTACTGTTAAAAACACCTCTCATTCTGCAAAGATACCTCAATAATCACAAGTTGAACTCAGCACCTTTGCCAGTCTCAAACTTACATGAACCATATTGTCTTTGAGAAAATTGTAGTTTTTGCAgacctgttgtgttgtgatCAATCTAAACGAGTTAACGGATCAAATGAGTGTATCTTCTAAACGGTTCAGTGGATATTTTGTACACTGTGTAtattatttatcatttattcCTCAACATCTGAGAGAGGAAACGTGAGATCTATTTGGAGCTCTGTTTGGCATTTTGCTCCTATTTGCTCTCAATTAGATTTATATTGGTTAAAGGGAGGAGTGACTAGTAAGTCTTGTCAAGCCATGTTCACGGCAGGTGTTTGAACTTCAAACTAAGCCCATCTTTTTTATGTTTGGTTTGAGATTAAATATATcatttgtattgtattgtattcaTCATTTTCCACGCATTTATAAGCATCAGTACTTCATGGGGTTTTCAGCCTTCAGCATTAGTAATCTGGAGTAGCCTGAAAGGAACCAGCATGATTTGTATACACACCAGATCTACTGGATTTCTGAACATTCTTAGTGTGTAAATATTACAGCAACGGAGATCTCAAGGAACCAAACGTACCCGTACATACATATTCTGAAATCTGAATAATCTGTTGGTCATTTATTCCAGGGATATTCATAATGTGggtttaattaatttaaaatgtattgtgaATGTGATCAGATAAAAAGGATCACACTGgtgtctgtggtgctgaaatTTGAATTATTACACTCTTACTTGTGTCAAGCTTGATTGTGAGTTGAAaatgcctttaaaaaaacattcatacaCTTGTCTGAGAAATATGGACATGCCCTCTGCTCTTCTTTGGCAGGAGACAGAATGTTGTggcatgaggttttttttttaatccatgagTACAGAGACAtgagcagattaaaaaaaaaaaacacacaaaggtaaaaaaaacgTTAAAATTCATATAAATTACAACTTCAGAAGACAAGCATGTTTGCATGATGGTGGCACGTGGTCGCCCTCTGGTGGCAAAAAGCGATAGCACACCACAACGCCGGTGCTCGTTTTAAAAGTGTTTCCTCAGACCTTTCCACTCACATCTGGactgaaacaaaacaccagTATATCCAGTGGAACTGTGAAAACAATCGGAGGCGTAAATTGACTTGTGGTACGAGTTTGTACGAGTATATTGTGTGACTCGGGATCACGTGTGTGCTTCCTCCAATTATATTTCGCCGTTTCCgtgcaatgcattatgggtGGAGGGAAACTAAagcaaaatattagaatatttgaTGAAAAACCTACTTGGAGGGTCGGGAAATGTATCGGGCTTTGTAATttgtatatataaaataataatagaaGCGTGCTGTAAGTGGACAGTCTGATGACTTCACCGTGAACGAGACGTACGGCAGTGATCGCTGGGTATATAACGTGGCAGCCGCGAGAGAAAGGGCGTGTTGTATGAAAGGAGAGAAGGTTAGCACTCCCCTTGACAAGGATGGAATTGGCCCCTGTGGCCTGCAACACATATACGGTTAAGGCATTGCCACCTACTTCGTGGCATCTCtaaccaagttttttttttccttatttctttGTGTATCACTGCCTGACTGCCTTAACCCTACAGCCTGTCAGCTCCTCTGTGTCAGACCAAGTTCACTGTGTCCGCTATTCTCATACAGCTGAAAAGAGGAAGCAGGGCTCCAGCATTTCCTTGTGTCAGTGTTTCCACTGGGCTGGGCAGGATGGAACGTTTTACTTTTCCTGTTGGCTTGCAGCCCACCGTGAAGTGCCACAGAGTAGCTTTTACCCTCACCCTTTCTGACAGATCCACTCCAGGAGTGTACTGCAGTTCAGACACGCTCTTTATCTCGTTTGTGTTTTATGTCAATCCCAGTAGTGATTTAGTTTATATAAGAATTTCAGATAAAATCTGAAAGCTACTCTGAAGCACTTACAAAAAATAATTAGAATTTATTAAAATCAGAAAGTGGGGTTTGGTCTTCACGTGGGACACCAGAGAGCGTCTGGAGCTCATGGGaatacattttcactgtttttccccCAGTGAATTGTTCAAAATAACTTGTTGGAGTGTATAACTGTTACTTGTTTCattaaatcacaaaaaaactttCTACAAAATGTAATCGGCACAAGCAGAGTTTTGCTTTATCCTGCCTCAACAGCCACTAACATTATAtcttaaagtgacagccctGTGAGGATTCCtcacattttgtattttcagcacttttaacttttaaaacttCAAGAGCCATGTAAATCCCAGAGACCTTCTTCCCCACTTTTAATTTCCTGCCACTAATATTCAAAGCTTTGCTCTGTTTcctcaaatgatttttttttaatgtggctcTATTTTTCCTGATGTGATCCTCTGGATGGAGATCCAAACGTTTTGCAGCTTTGCTTTGATGCAATAATCCTGTGAGTGGATTCTGAAtcaagacatttttcttttgtttgctgTCATTTAATGTACAGAAATTGAGTTTCTTACTGTgtataatgttaaaaaaatgccTTCCATCAAGTGGTGCCATTGTTTGCAAAACTGGGACTTTGTCTTTGTGCATtaagtgtgaaaaataaataaataaataaaagaaacccAACaagttctttttgttttatttataaagaTTGCTTAAAATACTTGTCACAGTGTGTCAAACAAGGCTATATGATAAGAGCTAAGAAAACTTtggtcctttaaaaaagtgatttaaaaaaaagacatttatatatatataacttaATCCATAAACACTGACAGACATTAACTAACATGTTAGTGACTTTAAATATTACACAGCAGACTTTGCATAGCACTCAAATATAAAGTAATAAGGTTCACTTCATTAATCGGTAGAGGTTtgaaacactgtaaacagtAGGTGACTTTTATCTTACAGCTTTACAGTAGGCATTGTAACACGTCATGCAGCATTAAGGGAACGGGAAGTCCTGAAGGCCTTGTCATAAATGTTTATGGGTTATAACGTATTCTTCTGTCTAGATGAGgcacattgaaaaaaatcagaatctGTCAAGAAACCGTTGTGATGAGTCGGCGCCCCTGAGGTtcgttttaaaagaaaattaaccaGGAAAGCATTTCTTTGCATTCGGGAACCTGAGGTAATGTTCACAAGAAATAAGAAGTGACCGCTCTAAAGTTGTTCATCGTTAGTCATCTTTGGATATTCTCtaacacacgcaaacacacacgacCGTAAAACTTGATCCTCAGAGTACGCTCGGCCCTCCTCGAGCCCGGGAAGCTAaattacagaaaagaaaatgctcCTGCTTGGCATCTGGATATAAACGTCCCCTTCCTCTGCGGAGGATAATAATGGGTTCACTGGTTGGACAGCTGAACTCCAAACGCCGTGATGAAGACGTTCACGACCACAATGATGAAGACGAACGCCGTGGCGAAGTTTTCCATGAGGTTCAGCTTGTAGTGCATCTTCTCATCGTTTAGATTCCACTTCACTGTGAAAGAGAAGCAAGACGAGACATTACTGAGTAAAATCTGCATAAAATGACCAATCTGAGCCACGAGAGGGCGGCACAGAGACTTCCTGCCACTTCAGCTGTGAAGCAATCATTAACAGAGGATATGTCTGCTATTAACATGTGACAGCGGCTCCCTCAGGTGAAAAGCTTTTCCCCAAGGACGTTTCACGGCTCATCAGCGTGAGAATGAACCATCAGTATTCAACCACAGCAtaagctttttgttttgaaaaaaaaaacccactgtcAAATCCCTCGAGAGAGAATATTTTCTCAGACTTGAGGGACCACTTCAAAACTGGAAGCAGCTGACTCGGTGGCGTTGCTTCCTGCTGTGGCTCTCCGGGCAGAGCTATTAGCGTTCCTTGTTAGCCTCAGATAGATAGGATGGAGGGGGAGAGCGGGAAAAGACAAAACCGAATACTGCAAACCTTTTATCTTCCACATTACTGAATCATAATAGGATTTCAAAGCAATACAGAAATCGTGCCAGCTTGAGTTtataaaaatatgaatgtcAATGATTACAGGACACAACCAGAAAAGCAAGtggttgtgtttctgtttgtccaGACTCCATCACATATACAGTTAAGGAATCTGTCACCCCCCTCACCTATAAAGATGAGCAGAACTCCCACCAGGATCTGCAGGATGAGCGACAGGCTGATGAGAGTGACGAGGGGCACGTAGAAGCTGAAGCTGGACCCCTGTGCCAGCACGGCCTTCAGCTGGGAGGCGTTGGCCATGAGCAGAGCCACGTCCAGCATGCTCTCGGCCATGCTCTTCTTGTTGGCATAGTGGTTCATGTTGAGGggctccttctctctcctccgaCTGCCCCCACGGGGCGGGACCTGCACAGACAAAGAAGATTGTGCGAAttctgaaaactgtattttcaagAAGCCACTTTATGGACAACATGTTTTTAACCTCAGTGAACTATTCACCTGGTGGCATGGTGTTgtagtgaaaacatttcattgagTGATTCTACTTTCAtctagcctggcatgccagactgacctcatatgttacacacagagacatctccgtgtatccctgagcatggagagacagtctggcgggCCAGGCTAACTTTCGTCcacacaacagaaacagaaactgtCCTGAGTGCATCTGCGAAAGGGAAGTGAAGAGTTCTCTGCTGACGTCACGCTGGATAATACACCGAACAGTGTCTGACTGAGGAAAGCACATTTTCACTTCCACATGAAACACTTGCACAGAATTCAACATCCAGGGAACTATTGTGATTCTCTGACATTTCCACAAGAAAGAAAGATCCCCAGATGTTGAAATGCCTCCCCCCTGTCACAAGGACAGGCGAAACTCCAGGAATATAAATATAACTAACGAAAAACTGAGAAGTAAGACCTGATCATGAGCTGATAAACACTGATGTgattgaaggtgtgtgtgtgtgtgtgtgtgtgtgtgtgtgtgtgtgtgtgtgtgtgtgtgtgtgtgtgtgagtgtattttAATggctaaaataataataaagacacaataACCAAAAATGCACATATATAGCTATTGTTTAGATCATTTAAGTAACTTTCGTAGCGTAATTAACATTTTGTATGTAGTCCTTGTTAGTAttttgatccatccatccatccatccatccatccatccatattcaAACATGGTGCCACAGAAATTAAAATccactttaaaaacactttggtggacacgttataatccgcacattcactacgttgtgaaatattaatgcaaaattacgagattgagttgtttatgtgaagattgctaagacggaactacttactaaacatggcgtctgggcgtagtgatttcaaaagaaaaagcagttcccagtatttgcttcaatgttgtaacgctacaatattatttgttggtgttccacagcgtagtgaatgtgcggattacaacgtgtccaccaaagtgatttggggttgttggattgtgtatttgatgagtttgacaaggggaagcaaaaataccgcccacttccattgtgtccgccgcgaagccctcctcgactcgccacagaataaacaacagctcgccatcacaaaaaaacagtaagtatgctgttcgaaatgactaagcgATTGCGCtgaatgggccaatttgccaaaatgttgaagtatccctttaacacAAATAACTCCATTCGATGCTACCTTCAGAGCCTTGACCTCACACATGACCTCCTGGAGCCTCCTGGAGCCTCGGGGGCCCTGGCTTCAATCCACTGTCCACAGACATGTCTGTTaaaggttaattggtgactcaaTAGGTGTGaatgtctctctctgtctgttcgTCTACATTTTCAGTCAGCACCGCGTACAGGAGCTGGATGACAGGCAGGAAACAGTCTGTAGCTGGAAAATTGACTGTAAAGTTTGAAGGCTTCAGctaaaagtgtgtttgtgaaagaaCAGAAAATCCATTCCAGTTTTTCAGTTCTTGGTGTGGTTTCTGTTGTGAGTATTATAGGAAGTGAAAGTGTTTCTGTAGAACAGACAGAATCCTTATTtagaaacatttcagtgttcATAAAATTGCCAAGCGAGCAAAATAATTTGTCAGTGACCAGGTTAAACTGAAAAATGACCTCAGAAATACGGTGGGTCAGGACTCTTAGAAACACGGTCATATTTATATCACACCAGTATAAGCATGCAGTGGCTCCAGATCATGTGTATCACTCTGAGTACAACTCCCACCTTGTTAGAAATACAAAATACAGATTTAAtacttttaaaaatgctttttttgtcTGCTTACCATCAATGTGATTTGTGAGGGAACTGTAGTTGTGCAACACAGTTATGTTTCTACCAACGTAGTATTTAATATGTTTTAAACTgacctgaatgaatgaataaataaactgacctgtgtgtttatttaaggAGATCCGTTTTACATTACATCTCTGGGTGGAGCGGTTTGGCCCCTGGGCTGGAATTTAAGTCTGCATGTGGAATATTTAAAGcaaatgtgtgtttatacaGTTTCACTGGTCCCAGGACTGTGGCTATAATAACATTGCAACATATTTGTTTAAACATCAATCCCATGTGTTCACTGTTATTATTATAGTCATATCTTTAAGGAGTTACGGTAATTTTATATCctccaaaaataataaaaagtgtCCTAAATAAACTGTCCACCTGGTCAAACTGTCAAGAGATCAGTTAATGCATTTGTACCTTCATTATAGATATGCATAATAACATTTTTGTTTGTCCTACAAGTGAAAGGAGTCTGTGATTAATGATTGATTTAAAAATATGATCTCACAGGAAAGCAGGGTCACTGCGGAAATCTGTTCAGCCCGGCGCAGTTCATCTGTCCAACAATGGCCACCTTGTGCCCAGGTTGGCAGCGGCACATGCTGAGGTTAAGCTCTGCATTTTTCTGTGTGCAGCTGTGAAAACGTGCCAGGCTGCAGAAGGTAGACCGAGATCTGTGGTATGACAGCACACTATCAACCACACCGGCCACACTCAACCTTTGAGCTGTTGCTATTCAGGCTTTCTATGTTTGCTTGCCCAAGCGGTACCAGGAAGAACATGCCACACCAAGTGAACAAACTCAAGAGTGACCTCAAATTTTACTGCAGTTATTCCAGATTTCATCAGAAGTCCAGCAAAAGCAGATGTACCATCAATTGTTTGTAATTATCATTTATTATGTCTGAAACTTTACTTTCCttatgaaaaacacaacatttcacatGGTTTGAAATGAGACATAAAGTATTATTCCTTCAAGAGTGAATTATAGACATTTCAGATTCtggatgtaaaaaaatgtaGCCAAATGATCCCTTAGTAAAGATAGTCTACTGAGTCTGACATCAAACCGGTTTGCCACACAATTTTAGATGACAGTTTTTCATATTGCATACGGAAAGGCATCTGTGACAATATTAGTGTATTTTTGTTCTGTAACTTCAATTTTTTTCTAGGTGCAAAATGTGtattattactgttttttaATCTCACTTGCATGGTTGTCATCATTGGAGCAATAATCTTTTTAAATATTCCTGAATATTCCTTTAccactgaaagaaaatacagttGCTCCTTTCTATTCCTATGCGGAAGTTGGACAGCAGGTAATTTTCTTTAACAACAGTGGTAACCCTTTATTTTCTCGTCATTTTCCTTCTGGCATCTTCAACAGGACTGAGTGGTTTACTTCTAAGAATGAGGTTAATACAGAAAACCCACCAAtggaaagttgtgtttccacAGAGCTGCTTAATTCCGGTTCTGAAAGCCTGAAAAGCGTATTGTTGGGAGAAAGCCGTGGTCAGATCCCACCTCTGTGTCCCACCTGATCCGCAGTGATCACACAGCAGCCGCCCGGTCTCCTCTGTCATCCCGGATCAGGTGTCATTCAGGGAAAGCCGAAACCCGCAGCACGCTGTAGCTGCTTTCTACTAAACTACTAAAATATTCTCATAATTAGCCTTCACGCTTCCCGTTCAGTTAAAACAAAACCGACCTTCGAACTGGCTCTATTGTATTTAAAATACCGTAAACGCCGCTTATTCTGCTTCCTTGATTTAAATGAATCTGGAAatgatgtgaatgaatgtgaaTAAAATCAGATAGGTCACTCGTGCGGCGGTTAGATCTCTTTCAGCCTGTCGACGGCTGGCTGAGCCTGAAGGACATTAGAGGGGCGGATTAACATTTCTGAACACTgagctgttattttttttcttccttctctcgAGCGGCTGTCTTACCTCCACATCTCCGTTATTTCCCCCCCGGTGCATCATTTCGTTCTCGTCGGTTGCCATGATTCTCTGGTTTGCGTGAGGAGGAGGCTCATGAACCGCCGCTGCGGGCTTACCGGCGGAGCGTCGTGCGGGAACACGGTGTGTTTATTcagtgaggaagaagaagaagaagaagaaaaactccgGACGACCGCCCCCCGACCCGACCCGGGGGCGACTGTCCTCTGGCTGCGGGGGATTGTCGGGAGAGCGCCTCCCTGCTGGTAGCGACGCCGCGCCTCACTTGTGGTCTATGTGAGGAGATAAGTGTGAGAAAAAAGAGCGAAAGAACGGTCACGATTGCACGATTGTGGATTGCCAATCCACAGACTCATTGACAGCATTGTACTGTACAGTCAGTGGCTGCAACACGCGGACAGTGGCCTCACCGCCCCCCAGTGGGAGCGAGCGGTATTACACTCTGGAAAAACGAGGTCCCAAGAAATATCGATGCCAAAAGAATGACTCTGGCTTCTAAACAGTTCCAAGTCTACACAACCAAGGAGATGATTTctgcccctttttttttcttacagatAAAGGTAACTGCTACTGTAGGATGAGCATGTTTTCTTGTCCAAAAAGAGCATCATCATCTTGATTCTGTCTCAAGATAAACAACACTAAAAACCTATTCAAAGTACCTAATATATCCAGTGCATGCCTAAATTGTTTGAACAAAACAGTCAGTGCTATTATATAAAAGAgatctttttattaaaaaaaaaagacacaaattgTGATTGCCTTCATAGAGGTTGCTTAATCTGAAAACTGAACTGTCTTTGACAATCAAtggcacaaaaaacaaaccaaaaaacctcaacagtctccaaaaagaaataataacagaaacatgttgaaatgCGTAGTACAACAACATAATAGAcatcaaataaagtttttttttttttttttgcttcagtcATTAGTTGTCTTTGTGAAAAGTTGGGGGGctaaaggctgcagaaatcaTGAAACCTAAGAAGTAAAAGGCTCTTGACATGAATAGTCAACAATCGGCAAAGAGGATGGTAGGTTGTGCATAAAAAGATACTGAGTTATGCTTAAAGTACATTAAATACTGTATAATTGTTCACTGAATACATTACTCTTTTCTATGCTCAAACCATGGAGAGGTTTTTGAGGTGTCTTTATTTGAAGGTTGTCATGCTATCTCTCATGTTACTGGTCTGGCATAGGTAAGGCCAAACAGTGCTATATGTGGCCCCTGGACTGAAATAAGTGTGACACCCTTGCCATTAAACATTTGGGTCACCAGTTTATAGTGACACTAAAATAATTGCCTTATTTTAGATTATATAATAAATCTCTCTGCAGTGAATATTCTCACTGGAATTCTGATTACTTTCCCTTTAGATGTGATGGTGCCACACTTGGAAGGAATTTGTATTTGTTGAATGATTATTTGAGCTTTGTATGGGGATCACTCCCAAGGAGAATAAAAATCTGCTGACTTTTTGCGAGTGGTTTTCATAACTCTGATGAagccctgtgatgaactggtggcCTGTCCAGAGTCACTGCCCAGCTGGGATTAGCTCCAGCACCCATGACTTTGCACAGGATAAAATTGGAGACAGGACTGATGGATGAACCTGTGTCTCTCTTCTTGTGTGTTATCTCTGtatctctctcctctcatctccaccCCCAGTTTTTAAAAggaaggtttcttccttttaaaagggaatTTTCCTATCTACGGTCACTTTTGCTTGCTTGTGTGGAACTGTTGGGGTTTTATAAAAGTGCCAAGAAATGACtttggcactatataaataaagctgaattgaatggaATGGTGAGTTGTTCGTaataatatttaaataaaaatgcataatATCAAATAATTTTTACATTAAATGTGTCATAATTAAATCAAACATGATTCAACCGGCCTTAAACTTTGAAACTGAGTTGAAATAATGCCAGTTAATGAAAAACATTATTACAACATCAGAACAACATTTACAccaaatggttgaagttgtgccATTAACTCACTGTAGATTCAACCTTGAAATAACAACATTTTTTTAGATATGTCATCATTATTTTTACAATCGTGACTTTTAAAATTTTATGAAATATATCATTGGAAAAATaacgttatttcaacatccaaacaatgttgaTCAATTTACCATTGAAAAAGTGTCGAAGCATCAACTctaaattaaatgtttgttgAGTTGTGATAAAAGTGCCAAATTGACTGGCGTATTGAGAACTGTCATTACCCTTGTGACAAAATGAGTTTGTACTTATCTCTCAAACAGATGTCAGGCACATTTTCCAGAAAAATATCTTTgtcttttgatttatttcagtgaaaaaagcCCAGATGAATTTCTGTTTATGTGAATGCCAACCCCCACCTTGTATTTCTTTGTCTCTGTTCTCATTGTCaagtaaagatagaattatgtctgaGAAAAGAGACACACAAGCAATCAAATTTATTTCATCATCTGATAATATTGTAAACTTGGGAGgaatacaaaacaaatattttacagatcaccactttgttttgtgtgtgctgcACCATATTTCGGGACAAGTGGTTTTCTGCAAACTGGTGGTCATGTTCCCAATAAAAATTGTTCTGAGTCAATTGTTTTAAGTCAGATAGCAGCTTACAGGCAGGGCGGTTTCCTCAGTTTGCAGTAGTTCGAGGGTTCGGATCCTGTGTTTCCCCAGTCCTCTGGTATAATGCTGGAATGTCTGTTAGCATGAATCTGAACCTGAAACTGTCCCAGTGGACAGATTGGGTACCTCTGCTGGGGGTGAATGTGATTCATGATTTTCTACACTTTTGTTGCTATACAGCTCAGTGTAACTGGTGCTATGAAGTCCATTTACTGGTGTTACACTGTTCACATACTTAGCACTAGTGTGTCAAAGTATGGTGAAAAGCAGAAGTTAGTCAACGTTCCCTGGATTTGCAAAATATAAACTAAAACCAACCTCGAGTCATTGTTAAAAACATGACGTTGAAATGATGTTTTGATTTCAACGTTGATCAGatttgaaaaatcaaaacaaaattcaacagTTATTCTGGTACCTGTCGTTAATTCAACA encodes:
- the card19 gene encoding caspase recruitment domain-containing protein 19; translated protein: MGDSFHEQLTEDSAFLRADSRLDTELVDKLILQLNRIYPQILTDKEATRFRNLDVPTGVRLGELLTHLQRKGDEACKEFYRALHLHVEEVYFSLPTRLRLRDNNFDPLAFPQSCQQRYVLNDRGPVFFLGCFSIAVGLALLYYYSEAKVSGGSHGLGMAALGLKKKAQEVLIWYSAEGLGK
- the LOC115388374 gene encoding ninjurin-1-like, encoding MATDENEMMHRGGNNGDVEVPPRGGSRRREKEPLNMNHYANKKSMAESMLDVALLMANASQLKAVLAQGSSFSFYVPLVTLISLSLILQILVGVLLIFIVKWNLNDEKMHYKLNLMENFATAFVFIIVVVNVFITAFGVQLSNQ